The following is a genomic window from Sphingobacterium spiritivorum.
AGCAGTTATGATAACTGTTGTCGTGCTGAATTTGTTTGTACAGCAACTTGGGGATGGCGGCAGGATCTTATGTTTATCCATAATCATCTATTTTATACTTCATGGCTTATATGATATACTTTTTCGTTTGCATGTGCGGTACATTTTTGACAGATACAATCGGGTTGTCTATCGCGAAAACCCTCCTTTTGGCAGACGAAAGCTGATGAAGTTTGATGAGGCTGTGATTTTTATAAATGCAGATTCGGGATGCTGGCATTATAGTCTGGGTATTAAAAAGAAACAGTTTTTAAAGAATTATAAAATCAGTCCGAATTATAGTAAACGAAAGGTCTGTGAAAGAGAGTCAATGGAATTTGAAGAAGAAATATTAGACCCATTAATGCATTTACTGGAATCCTAAAAACAACAAAATCCTATATTAGTCCTAAATTGCTGTTTTTTATTGTTGTAAGATTATAATCCATTTGATATACGCTTTTAACTTTGTGCTGTGAGTAAAATAAAGAGAATAACTCCGACAGATTTCATAGGGCAGTTTATGTCAGAAATGTCGACTGAATTTGCGATTTTAAGAACGCCTATTCAGATACACGATATAGCAAAAACATCAGGTTTTATTAAAGTGCCTACACCGTTACACAGGCCGGAATTCAATTTTATTGTTCATATTACCAGAGGAAGCGCCAAACAGCAGGTAGATGCTAATCTGGTATCCCTGAAAGAAAATGAGATCTTGTTTGTCAGACAGGGGAATGTAACCTCTTTAAGAGAGGTGAGTCCGGATGCTTCAGGATTTATGATTCTATTTGAAGATCAGACGCTTAATCAGCTGTTATCCAAACAGGAACTTATTAAGCTTTTTTCAGCCAATGTGGTTGTTCAGTTACCGGAGGAAAGCAGTGTATGGCTTAACTCATTATTTGAGTTGTTGAGTACCGAGCTTTATCACCCCAATCCAAATCTGGGAATCTGCTATTCACTTTTTCAGGCAGGACTGCAGAAGATATTTACTTCCAGTAAGGAGTTGAATAAAAATATGAACCGAAGTGCTGAGGTTACTTTTAATTTTAAGGAACTGGTATACAAGCACTATCTGGAACATAAGACCATCAGATTTTATGCCGCTACGCTATCTGTATCTGAAAACTACCTCCATAGATGTGTAAGTGAAACTATCGGTGAAAGTCCGAAAGAATGGATCAACAAAGTAAGTATCCTGCAAAGCCAGCTGTTATTGCAGGATCTGACCAAAAGCATTTCCGAAATTGCTTTTGAACTCAATTATGGTGACCCCAGCTATTTTGGACGCCTCTTTAAAAAAATAACCGGAGTAACTCCATCGGAATATCGGATTGCTTTTATGCAGGATTTGTCCGAGTAAAACGTGATTTCGTTTTAAAGCACTGTTAGTTTTCAGGCCATCTTTGTATTAATAAATTCAAAGAAAAATGAAAACATTAATAGTTATTAAAAACGGTGATAGCGGCAGCAGGCTTTCGGTCACCCCTCATGGTAAGTATAAAGCGTTGATCAAATGTGCACGTCTGTATTTGGTCGCTTTATTTTCTATCTTCTTTATAAATAACAGTTACAGCCAGCTTATTCAGGATATTGGTGGAATTGCAGTTACGAGTCATAATAAAGCTGATTTTAAAGATTTTCCTTCCGAAAGTTTAAGTTCAGCAAACAAGTTTCAACTGAATACCTATGATGCATGGTTGTCGGTTCCTCCTGTTAATATTGGTAAAACAAGCATTTTTACTAACCTTAATTATCGGTTGATGGACTTCAATTATGATGACAATACGATCGCTGATCCAAATCGTATCGGAAGGATTCAGGAAATTAAATCAACCATAATTATCCAACACCCCATTTCGCGTAAATGGTCTGTCATGGCGATAGCTATGCCAACCCTTGCTGGAGAAAAGTCCGTCTCGTTTGATGATCTGATTTTGGACGGTATACTTGGGGTATCCAAAAAATTTGGTTCTGAATCAAATCTTGAGATAGGATTTGGCGTTCATGCACTGTATTCTTTCGGAGAGACATTGATTACGCCGGGAATAACTGTTGATTATCGCAGTACTAACAATAAATGGTTGGCACAATTTTACTGGCCCCGGTTAAATGTGCTTTATAATGTAAGTTCGAATACGCAGGTCGGTTTGGCAGGCTCCATAGACTGGACACGGTTTAACCTGAAAAATTATCGCGGTTATAACGACAGAGAGATAGATTATGCTCAGTTCTCCACGATTCATGGCGGATTGCAGATACATCAACGGCTGATAGGAGGGCTCTGGTTGCAGGCACAGGGAGGAATGGGACTTTTGAACAGTTACGAACTGTACGACACTAACCAAAAAACTGTGAATAAGTTCTCTATTTCTAATATGGCATACGGAAAAGCAGCATTGACTTATCGTATTGGTAGGAGATAAATAATTTAAATCCATTAAAATAATCCATTGAAAATCATGAAAACAACAATTTTTACAGCTCTTCTCCTGTGTGCTTCAGTTATGGCGAGGGCGCAACAGGCAAAATTGAGTATCAATGTTATGAATGTTGAACCGGGTAAAGGCACGGTCGTATTGAATATTTATGATAAAAAAGAAGATTTCCTGAAGAAAGTCTTCCTGAGTAAAACACTTAAAGCAGATGATTCAAACCTGACATTCGTTATTGATTTGCCCAAGAAAGGTATCTACGCCATTACTGTTTTTCAGGATAAGGATGACAATAAGAAATTAAAACAAGATTGGTTTGGTATTCCGCAGGAACCTGTTGGCTATGGAAATAATTTCAAACCATCTGCAAAACCCGGTTTTAAGGATTGCTCGATAACGGTAGACCGTGATCATGTGATTCAAACGATTAAACTTTATTAAATACTATTCCGAACCGGATTACGGCTCAATTCAGAAAGTTTTCCGGTTCTTATAAAATAATACATTATGAGAAATAGAGATTATCTTCCTTCCGCTTTCAATTTACGTGAATTGGTCGCTGCGGCTGTACCTTCTTATGTATTCCCGGCACTGATGTCTTTTTTGTCTGGTTATTTTCTTCAAAAAACAGAACTTATGAGGGCAAGCTATACGACTATAGGTCTGTCTTCCTTATTGTCAACGCTATTGAGCTTTATTATACTGTGGCAATTTGAGTCGAGACAGATCTTAGCGCAAAACAAACTGATAAGATCCCTTCTCGTTGTCTTTTTGATGATCAGCCTGGGGATATTTTGTACATCCCTACTCAACCTGCCATCGGAATGTTTTAACATCACGTTTTCAGCTTTCCTGGGAGCAGTCATATTAACGACCCGTCAACACGTGAAAAATTATAAAGAT
Proteins encoded in this region:
- a CDS encoding helix-turn-helix domain-containing protein, translating into MSKIKRITPTDFIGQFMSEMSTEFAILRTPIQIHDIAKTSGFIKVPTPLHRPEFNFIVHITRGSAKQQVDANLVSLKENEILFVRQGNVTSLREVSPDASGFMILFEDQTLNQLLSKQELIKLFSANVVVQLPEESSVWLNSLFELLSTELYHPNPNLGICYSLFQAGLQKIFTSSKELNKNMNRSAEVTFNFKELVYKHYLEHKTIRFYAATLSVSENYLHRCVSETIGESPKEWINKVSILQSQLLLQDLTKSISEIAFELNYGDPSYFGRLFKKITGVTPSEYRIAFMQDLSE
- a CDS encoding DUF6268 family outer membrane beta-barrel protein, which gives rise to MKTLIVIKNGDSGSRLSVTPHGKYKALIKCARLYLVALFSIFFINNSYSQLIQDIGGIAVTSHNKADFKDFPSESLSSANKFQLNTYDAWLSVPPVNIGKTSIFTNLNYRLMDFNYDDNTIADPNRIGRIQEIKSTIIIQHPISRKWSVMAIAMPTLAGEKSVSFDDLILDGILGVSKKFGSESNLEIGFGVHALYSFGETLITPGITVDYRSTNNKWLAQFYWPRLNVLYNVSSNTQVGLAGSIDWTRFNLKNYRGYNDREIDYAQFSTIHGGLQIHQRLIGGLWLQAQGGMGLLNSYELYDTNQKTVNKFSISNMAYGKAALTYRIGRR
- a CDS encoding DUF2141 domain-containing protein yields the protein MKTTIFTALLLCASVMARAQQAKLSINVMNVEPGKGTVVLNIYDKKEDFLKKVFLSKTLKADDSNLTFVIDLPKKGIYAITVFQDKDDNKKLKQDWFGIPQEPVGYGNNFKPSAKPGFKDCSITVDRDHVIQTIKLY